A genomic window from Candidatus Krumholzibacteriia bacterium includes:
- a CDS encoding SPOR domain-containing protein, whose amino-acid sequence MRVSATSRSLARAIALGAAILAAAGPVRAQSGAGTYAAPFLKIPVGARLMSSPDAVAGLKPDASLMYSNPAFLSGVSRTEAFVSSAEWLDNLVFSAAGVALPVGDGSTVLGFGTTFLYSGNLRGYNDALSVVTEESYYNVGFDATVSHSFRGTGLSLAAGATYLREHVYPQNGSGYAFHAGASYWAGRNLLHLSARDLGSSVTYDAGTWEVAPEVVVGGGRVFDSRVGNFFAGAQVANSDAYGTRVQLGVDYQINTMFTLRSGVTNNVDIGESIPFNAGFGLNYGAMTVEYAYTPQEFFSSTHTFSLLYAFGTATRSSSRPVTVPAGDFAPPVAKSEPVPVPEPVVPLRAPAQNGAAYVLVAGSHGWLESARAEARALELLKIPAKVESEGTRFRVVVGRYDSQASANKALQHYKSLGHVFIVVAE is encoded by the coding sequence ATGCGCGTATCCGCAACGAGCCGCTCATTGGCCCGGGCCATCGCCCTGGGCGCCGCCATTCTGGCGGCGGCCGGCCCTGTCAGAGCGCAAAGTGGCGCCGGAACCTACGCGGCGCCGTTCCTCAAGATTCCCGTCGGCGCGCGGCTCATGTCGTCGCCCGACGCGGTGGCGGGCCTGAAGCCCGACGCCAGTCTCATGTATTCCAATCCGGCCTTCCTCTCCGGCGTGTCGCGCACCGAGGCGTTCGTATCGTCGGCCGAGTGGCTGGACAACCTGGTTTTTAGCGCGGCCGGCGTGGCCCTTCCGGTGGGCGACGGCAGCACCGTGCTGGGCTTCGGTACTACGTTCCTCTACTCCGGTAATCTACGCGGATACAACGACGCGCTCTCGGTGGTCACCGAGGAGAGCTACTACAACGTGGGTTTCGACGCCACGGTGAGCCACTCCTTCCGCGGCACCGGCCTCTCGCTCGCGGCCGGCGCGACCTACCTGCGCGAGCACGTCTACCCGCAGAACGGCAGCGGCTACGCGTTCCACGCCGGCGCGTCGTACTGGGCGGGGCGCAACCTGCTGCACCTGTCCGCGCGCGACCTCGGAAGTTCGGTTACGTATGACGCGGGCACCTGGGAGGTGGCTCCGGAAGTCGTGGTCGGCGGCGGCCGCGTGTTCGATTCGCGCGTGGGGAACTTCTTCGCTGGCGCACAGGTGGCGAATTCCGACGCCTACGGCACGCGCGTGCAGCTCGGTGTTGACTATCAAATAAACACGATGTTCACGCTGCGCAGCGGCGTCACCAACAACGTCGACATCGGCGAGTCGATTCCGTTCAACGCCGGATTCGGCCTGAACTATGGCGCCATGACGGTGGAGTACGCCTACACCCCGCAGGAGTTCTTCTCCAGCACCCACACGTTCTCGCTCCTCTACGCCTTCGGCACCGCGACTCGCTCGTCGAGCCGTCCCGTGACCGTGCCGGCGGGCGACTTCGCGCCACCGGTGGCCAAGTCCGAACCCGTGCCGGTGCCCGAACCCGTCGTGCCGCTGCGCGCGCCGGCCCAGAACGGCGCCGCGTACGTGCTGGTGGCCGGTTCCCACGGCTGGCTCGAGAGCGCGCGCGCCGAGGCACGTGCCCTGGAGCTCCTGAAGATTCCGGCCAAGGTCGAGTCCGAGGGGACGCGCTTCCGGGTCGTGGTGGGGCGTTACGACTCGCAGGCCAGCGCGAACAAGGCCCTGCAGCACTACAAGTCGCTCGGTCA